From a single Leucoraja erinacea ecotype New England chromosome 38, Leri_hhj_1, whole genome shotgun sequence genomic region:
- the LOC129714153 gene encoding chromogranin-A-like — MILKGFVAWMVFCHQVTCRPLSSEMLTEDDQVTRCIVEVISDTLSSPRPLPVTTGCSKVLKEDERVLAMVHHQNLLRELEELTQPGEGSVKQMLLKSNKKWNYPMAESMEWNEEDKLEKRLSSLKKEGGDEWREPSAGQGGSHMKMTTPSKEEGEVKRNDQGQEVKNEEQRKDKDLITGEDETKFGTRASKEEFSDEDKGGFGKGRDELSEEDYQSAIELGQEGREDLRVDELIEKVAKQELESREEEEERKEREGGVPRRDRNGNGIGQPNASKRVEENASDEETDQFEAEQKGLKILEAQSHAQGKVDKQQPREDKRRHHLDTKQGREDDVVYQWKRHHGLGNSKVEAVDEEGEEGEGEEEKEREQDERKLKHEEHELSNLAEIERELKDVADKLRDFQRG; from the exons ATGATTCTCAAAGGTTTCGTAGCCTGGATGGTTTTCTGCCACCAAG TGACCTGTCGACCGTTGTCCTCCGAGATGCTAACGGAAGATGATCAG GTGACCAGATGTATTGTCGAGGTGATCTCGGACACTCTGTCCAGCCCCAGGCCGCTGCCTGTCACCACTGGATGCAGCAAGGTCCTCAAAGAAG ATGAGAGAGTTCTGGCCATGGTGCATCACCAGAACCTGCTGAGGGAGCTGGAGGAACTAACACAGCCTG GTGAGGGTTCAGTTAAGCAAATGCTTCTGAAAAGCAACAAGAAGTGGAACTACCCGATGGCAGAAAGCATGGAGTGGAATGAGGAGGACAAGTTGGAGAAGAGGCTTTCCTCACTGAAGAAGGAGGGGGGCGATGAGTGGAGGGAGCCCAGCGCCGGCCAAGGGGGATCCCACATGAAGATGACCACCCCTTcgaaggaagagggagaggtgaaGAGGAACGATCAAGGGCAAGAGGTGAAGAATGAGGAGCAACGCAAGGACAAAGACCTCATCACTGGGGAAGATGAGACCAAGTTCGGAACACGAGCGAGCAAGGAAGAGTTCAgtgatgaagacaaaggcggTTTCGGGAAGGGACGTGACGAGTTATCTGAGGAAGACTATCAAAGCGCCATTGAGCTTGGGCAGGAGGGGCGAGAGGACCTCAGGGTGGATGAGCTGATTGAGAAGGTCGCCAAGCAGGAGTTGGAgagcagagaggaggaggaggagaggaaggaacgGGAAGGTGGCGTTCCCAGGAGGGATAGGAATGGGAACGGGATCGGCCAGCCAAACGCCAGCAAGCGAGTGGAGGAGAATGCCAGCGATGAGGAAACTGACCAGTTTGAGGCGGAACAGAAAGGACTGAAGATCCTGGAGGCACAAAGCCACGCGCAGGGCAAGGTGGACAAGCAACAGCCTCGTGAAGATAAGAGACGCCATCATCTGGACACGAAGCAGGGACGTGAAGATGACGTTGTCTACCAGTGGAAGAGGCACCACGGACTGGGGAACAGCAAGGTGGAGGCGgtggatgaggagggagaggagggagaaggagaggaagaaaaggagagagagcaaGATGAAAGAAAACTGAAGCATGAG GAACACGAGCTGAGTAACCTGGCCGAGATTGAGCGGGAGCTGAAGGACGTGGCGGACAAACTGCGGGACTTCCAGCGGGGTTGA
- the LOC129714118 gene encoding inositol-tetrakisphosphate 1-kinase-like: MIISNGEWCRLEGPNGLYSCTYFLCFYVKMQVPIFPQMALIFSEDGLRDISLPCVIQSFINHNAVLYKVFVVGHSHFVVKRPSLKNFSIGKSDRQTIFFNSHEVSKPESCSHLTERDEWGEQSSGPSDRIIQSIIRCLQVSLGLSLFGVDVIIDSKTGKLAIIDINAFPGYEDVPEFFEALLDHVETLLLEQDGEGNSDAGNSGDGQQVPRLRCQIPLDTPRRDLAPRSRARETWVAEGGTVAQR; encoded by the exons atgatcatatcgaatggcgaatggtgcaggctcgaagggccgaatggcctctactcctgcacctattttctatgtttctatgtaaaaatgcAGGTTCCTATTTTTCCGCAGATGGCCCTTATCTTCAGTGAAGATGGCTTGCGGGACATCAGTCTTCCCTGTGTGATACAGAGTTTCATCAATCACAACGCTGTCCTCTACAAGGTCTTTGTGGTCGGGCATTCACACTTTGTGGTTAAGAGGCCATCTCTGAAGAACTTTTCAATTGGAAAATCAG ATCGGCAAACTATATTTTTTAATAGCCACGAGGTTTCGAAGCCGGAATCCTGCTCTCACCTGACGGAG AGGGATGAATGGGGGGAGCAGTCTAGCGGCCCGTCAGACAGGATCATTCAGTCCATCATCCGATGTCTGCAGGTGTCGCTTGGGTTGTCCCTATTTGGCGTAGATGTCATAATCGACAGCAAGACTGGGAAGCTGGCCATCATTGACATCAACGCCTTCCCAG GATATGAGGATGTTCCCGAATTTTTCGAGGCCCTGTTGGACCACGTTGAGACGTTGCTGCTGGAACAGGATGGAGAAGGGAACAGCGACGCTGGGAATTCCGGAGACGGGCAGCAGGTTCCTCGGCTCCGATGCCAGATACCCCTGGACACCCCACGGAGGGACTTGGCCCCCAGGAGTCGGGCAAGGGAGACCTGGGTGGcagaaggcggcacggtggcgcagcggtag